The Patescibacteria group bacterium genome includes a window with the following:
- the rpsK gene encoding 30S ribosomal protein S11, whose protein sequence is MAKKTKKVVKAFKKKKKLIRQVAQGIVYIQSSFNNVIMTLTDTSGNTLGWVTAGSLGFKGTKKSTPYTASLIGKAMLEKIKKYGISELKIFVSGVGQGRDAAARALSNANVNIVSIADITPVPHNGCRPKKPRRV, encoded by the coding sequence ATGGCGAAAAAAACTAAAAAAGTTGTCAAAGCTTTTAAGAAAAAAAAGAAATTAATCCGACAAGTTGCGCAAGGAATAGTCTATATTCAGTCTTCTTTTAATAATGTCATTATGACTTTAACCGATACTTCTGGAAATACCTTGGGTTGGGTTACGGCCGGTTCCTTAGGTTTTAAAGGCACCAAAAAATCCACCCCGTATACCGCTTCCCTTATTGGTAAAGCGATGTTGGAAAAAATTAAAAAATATGGAATTTCCGAATTAAAAATATTTGTTTCTGGGGTTGGCCAAGGTCGTGATGCCGCTGCCCGAGCCTTATCAAATGCAAATGTAAATATCGTTTCAATAGCTGATATTACGCCGGTGCCACATAATGGTTGCCGACCCAAAAAACCTCGTCGAGTTTAG
- the rpsM gene encoding 30S ribosomal protein S13 produces the protein MPRITGVNIPENKRIATALTYIFGIGNSLALKILKTANVKPDIKTSKLSETELDKIREVIEKNYKVEGDLKVEVGQNIRRLKEIGSYRGERHAKNLPVRGQRTKTNARTKRGKKVTVGSGRKRAAEKT, from the coding sequence ATGCCCAGAATTACGGGTGTAAATATTCCTGAGAATAAACGAATTGCCACTGCCCTAACTTATATCTTTGGCATTGGAAATTCGTTGGCTTTGAAAATCTTAAAAACTGCTAATGTTAAACCAGATATCAAAACCTCAAAATTGAGCGAAACTGAATTAGATAAAATCAGAGAAGTGATTGAAAAAAATTATAAAGTTGAAGGTGATTTAAAGGTTGAAGTCGGTCAAAATATTCGACGCTTAAAAGAAATCGGCTCATATCGGGGCGAAAGACATGCCAAAAACTTGCCGGTGCGTGGCCAAAGAACCAAAACCAATGCCCGTACCAAACGCGGCAAAAAAGTTACCGTTGGTTCTGGTCGCAAGAGAGCCGCCGAAAAGACATAA
- a CDS encoding nucleoside monophosphate kinase, with protein sequence MDLEKLKSKKFNLLIIGPPASGKGTEAELLAKDFNMRIISAGDLIRDKIKSPTPEGQEIKKYYDRGELIPERFTDQLILNDLKKTPQIPFILDGFPRNDVQINNLEKFLKMLNYFMPIALHLKISDETVLKRITTRRICEKCANISLPGAKGYKEGKCPKCGGKLIQRPDDNSKSVKKRLEVYHSQTQPLLDYFQKLGKLVEVDGEPSIPEVYQMILERLNDYFEKSPTNRND encoded by the coding sequence ATGGATTTAGAAAAGTTAAAATCAAAAAAATTTAATTTGCTCATTATTGGGCCGCCAGCCTCAGGCAAGGGCACCGAAGCTGAATTATTGGCCAAAGATTTTAACATGAGAATAATTTCTGCCGGAGATTTAATCCGAGACAAAATAAAAAGTCCCACTCCCGAAGGCCAAGAGATTAAAAAATATTATGATCGAGGTGAATTAATCCCTGAGCGCTTTACCGATCAATTAATATTAAATGATTTAAAAAAAACGCCGCAAATCCCTTTTATTTTAGATGGTTTTCCACGAAATGATGTCCAAATTAATAATTTAGAAAAATTTTTAAAAATGCTAAATTATTTCATGCCTATCGCTTTACATTTAAAAATTTCCGATGAAACTGTTTTAAAAAGAATCACCACCAGGCGTATTTGCGAAAAATGTGCCAACATTTCGTTGCCTGGAGCCAAAGGCTACAAAGAAGGAAAATGTCCAAAATGCGGCGGGAAATTAATCCAAAGACCTGATGATAACTCCAAATCAGTTAAAAAAAGACTTGAAGTTTATCACTCTCAAACGCAGCCACTTTTAGATTATTTTCAAAAATTAGGAAAATTAGTTGAAGTTGACGGCGAACCGAGCATTCCCGAGGTTTACCAAATGATTTTAGAGAGATTAAATGATTATTTTGAAAAATCGCCAACAAATCGAAACGATTAA
- the infA gene encoding translation initiation factor IF-1: protein MEKNNLDSKNKEVLEIEGQVSEALPAANFKVTLENSHEVIAHLSGKMRMNYIRVMPGDKVIVELTPYDLSKGRITKRL from the coding sequence ATGGAAAAAAACAATTTGGATTCAAAAAACAAAGAAGTGCTTGAAATCGAAGGGCAAGTCTCAGAAGCGTTACCAGCCGCAAATTTTAAGGTTACCCTTGAGAATAGCCACGAAGTGATTGCCCACTTGTCAGGCAAAATGAGAATGAATTACATTCGAGTGATGCCTGGCGATAAAGTCATTGTTGAATTAACGCCTTATGATTTATCAAAAGGAAGAATCACCAAAAGATTATAG
- the map gene encoding type I methionyl aminopeptidase, producing MIILKNRQQIETIKKAGSVVREILDTLKSNIKVGDLTLKLAEISNQIIAKYPQAKSAFLGYNRYPASICVSINNEIVHGIPSDRKIKNGDLVSVDVGIDWQGFKADAAETFMIGEVKSKHQLLVQATKEALKNAIAVAKKGNFIGDISYEIQKTLEKAGFSPVKECTGHGIGQNLHEDPSVPNFGTPKTDAILKTGMVLAIEPMAVEKYNAIRIKADNWTIVTEDGGYSAHFEKTIAITDGEPEILT from the coding sequence ATGATTATTTTGAAAAATCGCCAACAAATCGAAACGATTAAAAAAGCCGGCTCGGTCGTCCGGGAAATTTTAGATACCTTAAAATCAAATATTAAAGTTGGTGATTTGACCTTAAAGCTGGCTGAAATTTCAAATCAGATTATTGCCAAATACCCTCAAGCTAAATCCGCATTTTTAGGTTATAACCGTTATCCTGCCTCAATCTGCGTTTCGATTAATAATGAAATTGTTCACGGCATTCCATCAGATCGAAAAATTAAAAATGGGGATTTGGTTTCAGTTGATGTTGGCATTGATTGGCAAGGTTTTAAAGCTGATGCCGCCGAAACATTTATGATCGGCGAGGTTAAATCAAAACACCAATTGTTAGTCCAAGCCACCAAAGAGGCGTTAAAAAATGCCATTGCAGTCGCTAAAAAAGGCAATTTCATCGGTGATATTAGCTATGAAATTCAAAAAACGCTTGAAAAAGCCGGTTTTTCACCAGTTAAAGAGTGTACCGGTCACGGGATTGGTCAAAATTTGCACGAAGATCCCTCAGTTCCAAATTTTGGCACGCCCAAAACCGACGCCATACTAAAAACCGGTATGGTTCTGGCAATTGAGCCGATGGCAGTTGAAAAATATAACGCCATTCGTATCAAAGCTGATAATTGGACAATTGTCACTGAAGATGGGGGATATTCAGCCCATTTTGAAAAAACTATCGCTATTACAGATGGAGAGCCCGAAATCTTAACCTAA
- the rpmJ gene encoding 50S ribosomal protein L36, producing MKVRASVKKMCSKCKIIKRKRVLRVICVNPKHKQRQG from the coding sequence ATGAAAGTTAGAGCTTCAGTCAAAAAAATGTGTTCAAAATGCAAAATAATTAAAAGAAAAAGAGTTTTAAGAGTGATTTGTGTTAATCCAAAACACAAACAAAGACAAGGCTAA